One window of Solwaraspora sp. WMMA2056 genomic DNA carries:
- a CDS encoding NAD-dependent epimerase/dehydratase family protein, with protein MVIAVTGAAGMLGASVVARLVADGAEVVGVDLREPAPGGPTGGYRHLVGDVRDPAVLRVAFDCVDAVVHCAAALPSYPAAQIRSIVVDGSRAVLDAARTAGVARLVYISSTAVYGLPRQVPTPEEHPYAPVDPYSTAKADAERLAIGYRDTGLVLPVLRPKTFLGPGRMGLFSMLFQWAQEGRNFPVLGDGRVRIQMLHVADLVEAVVTVLRAPAAVANDTYNIGAAEFGTLREDFQAVLDAAGHGKRVVALPAGPARAALGLLQRTGLSPVYGRLLHKLRDDSYVDIGRARHRLGFTPRYSNQDAVLETFRWWQAQRATAVSPAASGRTSRDPWRQGVLAAAKVFF; from the coding sequence GTGGTGATCGCGGTGACCGGCGCCGCCGGGATGCTCGGCGCATCGGTGGTGGCCCGACTCGTCGCCGACGGTGCCGAGGTCGTCGGGGTCGACCTGCGTGAGCCGGCACCCGGCGGTCCGACCGGCGGGTACCGGCACCTGGTCGGTGACGTGCGGGATCCGGCAGTGCTGCGGGTCGCCTTCGACTGCGTCGACGCGGTCGTGCACTGCGCCGCCGCGCTGCCGAGCTACCCGGCGGCGCAGATCCGCTCCATCGTGGTCGACGGCTCGCGCGCGGTGCTCGACGCCGCCCGTACGGCCGGTGTCGCCCGACTGGTCTACATCTCCTCGACCGCCGTCTACGGACTGCCCCGCCAGGTGCCCACGCCGGAGGAACACCCGTACGCGCCGGTGGATCCGTACAGCACCGCCAAGGCCGACGCCGAACGGCTGGCGATCGGCTACCGCGACACCGGTCTGGTGCTGCCGGTGCTGCGGCCCAAGACGTTCCTGGGGCCCGGCCGGATGGGGCTGTTCTCGATGCTGTTCCAGTGGGCCCAGGAAGGGCGCAACTTCCCGGTGCTCGGTGACGGCCGGGTGCGGATCCAGATGCTGCACGTCGCCGACCTGGTCGAGGCCGTCGTCACCGTGCTGCGGGCACCGGCCGCCGTCGCCAACGACACGTACAACATCGGGGCCGCCGAGTTCGGCACCCTGCGCGAGGACTTCCAGGCGGTGCTCGACGCGGCCGGGCACGGCAAACGGGTCGTGGCGCTGCCGGCCGGCCCGGCCCGCGCCGCGCTCGGCCTGCTGCAGCGCACCGGGCTTTCCCCGGTGTACGGGCGGCTGCTGCACAAACTGCGCGACGACTCGTACGTCGACATCGGTCGCGCCCGGCACCGACTCGGCTTCACCCCCCGGTACAGCAACCAGGACGCGGTGCTGGAGACGTTCCGCTGGTGGCAGGCGCAGCGTGCCACCGCCGTCAGCCCTGCCGCCAGCGGCCGGACCAGCCGGGATCCGTGGCGCCAGGGCGTCCTCGCCGCCGCCAAGGTCTTCTTCTGA
- a CDS encoding polysaccharide deacetylase family protein, whose translation MTGPTPPAGGRGRDEERPGGSPLIGGRSTDGRLARARGRAWEAMFLGVRTYHRLRIRPAHPGPTWPVFRIDADTVALTVDDGPDPRWTPALLDLLARYDVPATFFLIGERATAYPELARRIAAAGHRIGNHSLRHPMPFAALPTAALRAEITQAQQRILDATGVRAELFRAPSGGWSTEVLAATADAGLVPVDWSVNSSDWREPGVDRITRTLSRARPGHILLCHDGGGDRSQTVAALDTVLPRLLRRGLRFAPVPGRPTTTDQEA comes from the coding sequence GTGACCGGGCCGACCCCGCCGGCCGGCGGGCGGGGACGCGACGAGGAACGCCCCGGCGGGAGCCCACTGATCGGAGGTAGGTCCACCGACGGACGCCTGGCGCGGGCGCGGGGGCGGGCCTGGGAGGCGATGTTCCTCGGGGTACGGACCTACCACCGGCTACGCATCCGCCCGGCGCACCCCGGGCCGACCTGGCCGGTGTTCCGGATCGACGCCGACACGGTCGCGCTCACCGTCGACGACGGTCCCGATCCCCGCTGGACCCCGGCGCTGCTCGACCTGCTGGCCCGCTACGACGTGCCGGCGACGTTCTTCCTGATCGGTGAGCGGGCCACCGCGTATCCGGAGCTGGCCCGGCGGATCGCGGCCGCCGGGCACCGGATCGGCAACCACTCGTTGCGGCATCCGATGCCGTTCGCGGCGCTGCCGACGGCCGCGCTGCGCGCCGAGATCACCCAGGCGCAGCAGCGGATCCTCGACGCTACCGGGGTACGGGCCGAACTGTTCCGCGCCCCCAGCGGCGGCTGGTCCACCGAGGTGCTCGCGGCGACCGCCGACGCCGGGCTGGTCCCGGTCGACTGGAGCGTCAACTCCAGCGACTGGAGGGAACCCGGCGTCGACCGCATCACCCGGACCCTGTCCCGGGCCCGCCCCGGGCACATCCTGCTCTGCCACGACGGCGGCGGCGACCGGTCGCAGACCGTGGCCGCGCTCGACACCGTACTGCCCCGGCTGCTGCGACGCGGACTGCGGTTCGCGCCGGTGCCCGGCCGACCCACCACCACCGACCAGGAGGCATGA
- a CDS encoding glycosyltransferase family 2 protein: MSEPLVSVIVPNYNYARALGLCLSALRAQTYPRLEIIVVDDCSTDDSVAVAESYGVQVVRTPANGGPSVARNLGAAHATGEILFFVDSDVAAKPDAVANAVALLTERPQIGAVCGNYDPVPLIRDSLVEEYRCMQQSYWLIADEGRIYTMYTALLAMRAEVFAEIGPFNPRLRETENADYGFRLASRYEIWLTPAVRGVHDHDHELRVMIRKVFTRTRLHIPMYAQNPTFPGGLRSGPRAWSSVAALLVVLTAVAPLVFGPWWSVLPVLAAAGFVTCDWPMYRFVAARRNPLFVAYFVAMHFFLNVVMAVAAATGFASYLTSRAFRRLYDKPAQAV, translated from the coding sequence ATGTCTGAACCGCTCGTGTCGGTCATCGTGCCGAACTACAACTACGCCCGGGCGCTCGGGCTGTGCCTGTCCGCCCTTCGAGCCCAGACGTACCCTCGCCTGGAGATCATCGTCGTCGACGACTGCAGCACCGACGACTCGGTCGCGGTGGCCGAGTCGTACGGCGTCCAGGTGGTGCGCACCCCGGCCAACGGCGGGCCGTCGGTGGCCCGCAACCTCGGGGCCGCCCACGCCACCGGCGAGATCCTGTTCTTCGTCGACTCCGACGTCGCGGCCAAGCCGGACGCCGTGGCCAACGCGGTGGCCCTGCTCACCGAGCGGCCGCAGATCGGCGCGGTCTGCGGCAACTACGACCCGGTGCCGCTGATCCGCGACAGCCTGGTCGAGGAGTACCGCTGTATGCAGCAGTCCTACTGGCTGATCGCCGACGAGGGCCGGATCTACACCATGTACACCGCGTTGCTGGCGATGCGGGCCGAGGTGTTCGCCGAGATCGGCCCGTTCAACCCCCGGCTGCGGGAGACCGAGAACGCCGACTACGGCTTCCGGCTGGCCAGCCGGTACGAGATCTGGCTGACCCCGGCGGTGCGGGGGGTCCACGACCACGACCACGAACTGCGGGTGATGATCCGCAAGGTCTTCACCCGCACCAGGTTGCACATTCCGATGTACGCCCAGAATCCGACCTTCCCCGGCGGGCTGCGCAGTGGGCCCCGGGCCTGGAGCAGCGTCGCCGCGCTGCTGGTGGTGCTGACCGCCGTCGCGCCGCTGGTGTTCGGTCCCTGGTGGAGTGTGCTGCCGGTACTCGCCGCCGCCGGCTTCGTCACCTGCGACTGGCCGATGTACCGGTTCGTCGCGGCTCGCCGCAACCCGCTGTTCGTCGCCTACTTTGTCGCCATGCACTTCTTCCTCAACGTGGTCATGGCGGTCGCGGCGGCCACCGGCTTCGCCAGCTACCTGACCTCGCGGGCGTTCCGGCGGCTCTACGACAAGCCGGCGCAGGCGGTGTGA
- a CDS encoding glycosyltransferase, with product MVSVPTHVSVVIPAYNNERTLHACLSAVYAQTHPPTEVIVVDDASTDRTREIARQFPVRLLHTPVNSGPAAARNRGIRASTGAVILFVDADCAPTPTALTTALDILARTPGIDCVHGIYLTEPLYDDGPVEAYRLLHAHYWRLRSVGRVRTAIFALCAVRRDVFDDVGLFDERLRASEDVELSDRMADRHGIWLSAEMTCHHDDDSRLGSLLRKQFGRSQLLVPVAVRERGPAGLRANRPAGVLATAAMLATLPLAALTPTLLVLPGAALVWFAAADPGLVRFVRRQRGTAFVGFFLALHLLVHLAIVGGAAVGGVRFLLDRDFGPSRQLRPRPGR from the coding sequence GTGGTGTCCGTGCCTACGCACGTATCGGTCGTCATTCCTGCCTACAACAACGAACGCACCCTGCACGCCTGCCTGTCCGCGGTGTACGCCCAGACGCATCCGCCGACCGAGGTGATCGTGGTCGACGACGCGAGTACCGACCGCACCCGGGAGATCGCCCGCCAGTTCCCGGTACGGCTGTTGCACACACCGGTCAACAGCGGCCCGGCCGCCGCCCGCAACCGGGGCATCCGGGCCAGCACCGGCGCGGTGATCCTGTTCGTGGACGCCGACTGCGCCCCGACCCCCACCGCGCTCACCACCGCGCTGGACATCCTCGCTCGGACACCGGGTATCGACTGCGTACACGGGATCTACCTGACCGAGCCGCTGTACGACGACGGCCCGGTCGAGGCGTACCGCCTGCTGCACGCGCACTACTGGCGGCTACGCAGCGTCGGCCGGGTCCGGACCGCGATCTTCGCACTCTGCGCGGTGCGCCGCGACGTCTTCGACGACGTCGGACTCTTCGACGAACGGTTGCGGGCCTCCGAGGACGTCGAACTCAGCGACCGGATGGCCGACCGGCACGGCATCTGGCTGTCCGCCGAGATGACCTGCCACCACGACGACGACAGCCGGCTGGGATCGCTGCTGCGCAAGCAGTTCGGCCGCTCGCAACTGCTGGTGCCGGTGGCGGTGCGCGAACGCGGGCCGGCCGGGCTGCGCGCCAACCGACCGGCCGGGGTGCTGGCCACCGCCGCGATGCTGGCCACCCTGCCCCTGGCGGCGCTGACCCCGACGCTGCTGGTGCTGCCGGGCGCGGCGCTGGTCTGGTTCGCCGCCGCCGACCCCGGCCTGGTCCGGTTCGTCCGGCGCCAGCGCGGCACTGCGTTCGTCGGCTTCTTCCTCGCCCTGCACCTGCTGGTGCATCTGGCGATCGTCGGCGGCGCCGCGGTCGGCGGCGTACGGTTCCTGCTCGACCGCGACTTCGGCCCGAGCCGGCAGCTGCGCCCGAGGCCGGGCCGGTGA
- a CDS encoding endonuclease/exonuclease/phosphatase family protein, with translation MTASPQIAPAPVEAVAAAPGPGPWGRWWRRWLGRLFLTGSAVWLLYVLAHRALSGRVWWWLLAELTPPLLFVAVPLTFAAAAAGCRRTRRPAALLCAAALILGAGLSGINLPGPLRGEQPVPAEAVRVVSWNTGYWHSGEQPADFYRLLRDQRADVYLLQEYIAEVDGAIVPIDDLDRLARELPGYHVAVVGELVTVSRFPIVEQVPLEAAGLPPAPDDFVDFWHYQVLRTDLQVGDRVLSTYNAHLPVPLWVGGPSVFSRQFHDTVRQQRQRRLAQWRVLAADVAANPYPVLLAGDLNTTPAMGDTRRLPSGLRDAVSASRSFYPGSWPTEQPSAWRLDWALVSDPLTVHRYEFGDARGMSDHLPQTMWVSW, from the coding sequence GTGACCGCGTCACCGCAGATCGCGCCGGCCCCGGTGGAGGCCGTCGCCGCCGCACCGGGGCCGGGGCCCTGGGGGCGGTGGTGGCGGCGCTGGCTGGGCCGGCTGTTCCTGACCGGCTCGGCGGTGTGGCTGCTGTACGTGCTGGCCCACCGGGCACTCAGCGGGCGGGTGTGGTGGTGGCTGCTGGCCGAGCTGACCCCGCCGCTGCTGTTCGTCGCCGTACCGTTGACGTTCGCGGCGGCGGCCGCCGGGTGCCGGCGGACCCGGCGGCCCGCGGCGCTGTTGTGCGCGGCGGCCCTGATCCTCGGGGCCGGGCTGTCCGGGATCAACCTGCCGGGTCCGCTGCGTGGCGAGCAGCCGGTGCCGGCGGAGGCGGTACGGGTGGTGTCCTGGAACACCGGCTACTGGCATTCCGGTGAGCAGCCGGCGGACTTCTACCGGCTGCTGCGCGATCAGCGGGCCGACGTGTACCTGCTGCAGGAGTACATCGCCGAGGTCGACGGGGCGATCGTGCCGATCGACGACCTGGACCGGCTGGCCCGCGAGCTGCCCGGCTACCACGTCGCGGTCGTCGGCGAACTGGTCACCGTGTCGCGGTTCCCGATCGTCGAGCAGGTGCCGTTGGAGGCCGCCGGGCTGCCCCCGGCACCGGACGACTTCGTGGACTTCTGGCACTACCAGGTGCTCCGGACCGACCTGCAGGTCGGCGACCGGGTGCTCTCGACGTACAACGCGCATCTGCCGGTGCCGCTGTGGGTGGGCGGACCGAGCGTGTTCAGCCGGCAGTTCCACGACACGGTACGCCAACAGCGGCAGCGCCGCCTCGCACAGTGGCGGGTGCTCGCCGCCGATGTGGCGGCCAACCCGTACCCGGTGCTGCTGGCCGGTGACCTCAACACGACGCCGGCGATGGGGGACACCCGCCGGCTGCCCTCGGGGTTGCGTGACGCGGTGTCGGCCAGCAGGTCCTTCTACCCGGGCTCGTGGCCGACCGAGCAGCCGTCGGCGTGGCGGCTGGACTGGGCACTGGTCTCGGATCCGCTGACCGTGCACCGGTACGAGTTCGGCGACGCGCGGGGAATGTCGGACCACCTGCCTCAGACGATGTGGGTGTCGTGGTGA
- a CDS encoding UbiA prenyltransferase family protein: MTAVEVAAEPMPAPGSVAGDPAGPTADVRPGWIARSVRAGTDLTTLLRPQQWTKNLLAVPLALLDAPAWTAATVGRVGWAVLLFTLASSLVYVVNDVADRHLDRGHPGKRSRPVASGRISPTLAWTIAAVLTGLLGTAVVVGPDIAWWPLAGYLVLNLAYSRWLKHVPLIDISVVAAGFVLRVLLGYAATGGPVSAWLLTTVFATCLLLILGKRRQELAVDGAAHRPALRGYNLGLADQLITVNATVAVLGFLLYLNSEAPVGAHRDALLLAAVPLTLFGVSRYLQAVLVRRGGGDPVRTLLRDRLILTTAALLAVVVGAALFAVNYPSS; the protein is encoded by the coding sequence ATGACCGCTGTGGAGGTGGCAGCCGAGCCGATGCCGGCACCCGGGTCGGTGGCGGGCGACCCCGCCGGCCCGACGGCCGACGTCCGGCCCGGCTGGATCGCCCGGTCGGTACGCGCCGGCACGGACCTGACCACGTTGCTGCGCCCGCAGCAGTGGACGAAGAACCTGCTGGCGGTGCCCCTGGCGCTGCTCGACGCGCCGGCGTGGACCGCGGCGACGGTGGGCCGGGTCGGGTGGGCGGTGCTGCTGTTCACCCTGGCGTCGTCGCTGGTGTACGTCGTCAACGACGTCGCCGACCGGCACTTGGACCGGGGGCACCCGGGCAAACGGTCCCGCCCGGTGGCCAGTGGCCGGATCTCGCCGACGTTGGCCTGGACGATCGCTGCGGTGCTGACCGGGCTGCTCGGCACGGCCGTCGTCGTCGGACCCGACATCGCCTGGTGGCCGCTGGCCGGCTACCTGGTGCTGAACCTGGCGTACAGCCGGTGGCTCAAACACGTACCGCTGATCGACATCAGCGTCGTCGCCGCCGGATTCGTGCTGCGCGTCCTGCTCGGCTACGCCGCGACCGGCGGCCCGGTGTCCGCCTGGCTGCTGACCACGGTCTTCGCCACCTGCCTGCTGCTGATCCTCGGCAAACGTCGGCAGGAACTCGCCGTCGACGGTGCCGCGCACCGCCCGGCGCTGCGCGGCTACAACCTCGGCCTGGCCGACCAGTTGATCACCGTGAACGCGACCGTGGCGGTCCTCGGGTTCCTGCTCTACCTCAACTCCGAGGCGCCGGTCGGCGCACACCGCGACGCCCTGCTGCTGGCGGCCGTTCCGTTGACCCTGTTCGGGGTCTCCCGGTACCTGCAGGCCGTGCTGGTCCGCCGAGGCGGCGGCGACCCGGTCCGGACCCTGCTGCGCGACCGGCTGATCCTGACCACCGCCGCCCTGCTGGCGGTGGTGGTTGGCGCGGCCCTGTTCGCCGTCAACTACCCGTCGTCCTGA
- a CDS encoding glycosyltransferase family A protein — MTLPKVSVIVPSYNYAASLHVCLRAIAAQTYPQIEVLVVDDHSTDDSVAVARALGVRVIALPDNGGCGRARNVGVANTSGEILFFVDADVAMAPDAVAEAVALLEAEPQVGAVCGIEDPEPLLHDTLVARYRGLQYHHWSASGEGNVTFLFPAMCAIRRRVYAEIGPFNPALKQTEEVDYGYRLSRRHQLRLTSRVRGRHDHDHELLPLLRKLFHRARLRIPLYARARRFATGFETAARAWGSLIATAALPALALPVLFGPWWLLVPAALVAASVAADRELYALAYRRRGPVFLMFFVAVHFLVNVTITAGVAAGALQWLVSRPFRQIYDSTFPVEATA; from the coding sequence ATGACGCTGCCGAAGGTCTCGGTGATCGTGCCGAGCTACAACTACGCCGCCTCCCTGCACGTGTGCCTGCGGGCCATCGCCGCGCAGACCTATCCGCAGATCGAGGTGCTGGTGGTCGACGACCACAGCACCGACGACTCGGTGGCGGTCGCGCGGGCCCTCGGCGTACGGGTGATCGCCCTGCCGGACAACGGCGGCTGCGGCCGGGCCCGCAACGTCGGCGTGGCGAACACCAGCGGCGAGATCCTGTTCTTCGTCGATGCCGACGTGGCGATGGCACCCGACGCCGTCGCCGAGGCGGTGGCGCTGCTCGAGGCCGAACCGCAGGTCGGGGCGGTCTGCGGGATCGAGGACCCGGAGCCGTTGCTGCACGACACGTTGGTGGCCCGCTACCGGGGTCTGCAGTACCACCACTGGTCGGCCAGCGGAGAAGGCAACGTGACGTTCCTGTTTCCGGCGATGTGCGCGATCCGTCGTCGCGTCTACGCGGAGATCGGTCCGTTCAACCCGGCGCTCAAGCAGACCGAGGAGGTCGACTACGGCTACCGGCTGTCCCGTCGGCACCAGTTGCGGCTGACCTCCCGGGTCCGCGGCCGGCACGACCACGACCACGAGCTGCTGCCGCTGCTGCGCAAGCTGTTCCACCGGGCCCGGCTACGGATCCCGCTGTACGCGCGGGCTCGCCGGTTCGCCACCGGCTTCGAGACGGCCGCCCGAGCCTGGGGCAGCCTGATCGCGACCGCCGCCCTGCCGGCGTTGGCGCTGCCGGTGCTGTTCGGGCCGTGGTGGCTGCTCGTCCCGGCCGCGCTGGTCGCCGCGTCGGTCGCCGCCGACCGCGAACTTTATGCGCTGGCCTACCGCCGGCGCGGCCCGGTGTTCCTGATGTTCTTCGTAGCGGTGCACTTCCTGGTGAACGTGACCATCACCGCCGGGGTGGCGGCCGGTGCCCTGCAGTGGCTGGTGTCGCGACCGTTCCGGCAGATCTACGACAGCACCTTTCCGGTGGAGGCGACCGCGTGA
- a CDS encoding aspartate aminotransferase family protein, with protein sequence MTSFGFGRELVDHAEGAYLYLRDGRRILDFTGGVGVLNHGHNHPRVMAVRRRFAERRRMEVHKTYFSPYVAGLAHNLAEVLPGDLNMSFLPNSGAEAVEGAVKLAYKYHGGRRHTILRADISFHGKLLGSGSLTGGAQNHFKFPGISGVVTFQYDDLESVRAAVAAHPDDVYAILIEPFSASTMRWCSEEFLRGLRELCTAHRIVLIFDEIYTGWGKTGSLFYFMRYPGLLPDVLTTSKSFGGGKSSISAYVAREPIFRKAYDNPMDALLHSTSTTYYGFGEECATAIEAVNVAIDDDYPARARHIEQQLAAGLRRIAKQHPDSVADVTGAGALWGVFIDGGPKVLDLAAKLAPAGLARDPRLRTKVVTCAVINALYRDHDIYTYYTLNGASPLVVGPPLVVSDDDVEYFLDSLDTVLGQGLTRLLTRFVAQKVGSLW encoded by the coding sequence ATGACGTCCTTCGGCTTCGGCCGCGAGCTGGTCGACCACGCCGAGGGCGCCTACCTTTACCTGCGCGACGGCCGGCGCATCCTCGACTTCACCGGCGGCGTCGGCGTGCTCAACCACGGACACAACCACCCCCGGGTGATGGCCGTGCGGCGCCGATTCGCCGAGCGACGCCGCATGGAGGTGCACAAGACCTACTTCTCGCCGTACGTCGCCGGCCTGGCGCACAACCTGGCCGAGGTGCTTCCCGGCGACCTGAACATGTCGTTCCTGCCGAACTCCGGGGCGGAGGCGGTCGAAGGCGCGGTCAAGCTCGCCTACAAGTACCACGGGGGGCGACGCCATACGATCCTGCGCGCCGACATCAGTTTCCACGGAAAACTGCTCGGTTCGGGTAGTTTGACTGGCGGCGCGCAGAACCACTTCAAATTTCCCGGCATTTCCGGGGTCGTCACGTTTCAGTACGATGACCTGGAATCGGTACGGGCCGCCGTCGCCGCCCATCCTGACGACGTGTACGCGATCCTGATCGAGCCGTTCAGTGCCTCGACGATGCGCTGGTGCAGCGAGGAGTTCCTGCGCGGGCTGCGGGAACTGTGCACCGCGCACCGCATAGTGCTCATCTTCGACGAGATCTACACCGGGTGGGGCAAGACCGGCAGTCTGTTCTATTTCATGCGGTACCCGGGTCTGCTGCCGGACGTACTGACCACCTCCAAGTCCTTCGGTGGCGGCAAGTCGTCGATCTCGGCGTACGTCGCGCGGGAGCCGATCTTCCGCAAGGCATACGACAATCCGATGGACGCGTTGCTGCACTCGACGTCGACCACCTACTACGGCTTCGGTGAGGAATGCGCCACCGCCATCGAGGCGGTCAACGTCGCCATCGACGACGACTATCCGGCGCGGGCACGACACATCGAACAGCAGCTGGCCGCCGGGCTGCGCCGCATCGCCAAGCAGCACCCCGACTCGGTAGCCGACGTGACCGGCGCGGGAGCGCTGTGGGGGGTGTTCATCGACGGCGGACCGAAGGTACTGGACCTGGCGGCGAAGCTCGCCCCGGCCGGACTGGCCCGCGACCCCCGGCTGCGGACCAAGGTGGTGACCTGCGCGGTGATCAACGCGCTGTACCGCGACCACGACATCTACACCTACTACACCCTCAACGGGGCCAGCCCGTTGGTGGTCGGCCCGCCACTGGTCGTCTCCGACGACGACGTCGAGTACTTCCTCGACAGCCTCGACACCGTGCTCGGCCAGGGCCTCACCCGGCTGCTCACCCGGTTCGTGGCGCAGAAGGTGGGCTCGCTGTGGTGA
- a CDS encoding class I SAM-dependent methyltransferase gives MAHPIFRLAGRLLNWPLTVLVRPYPRLNAIAWDLQYALGLWRYLDRGRDPVPLALAQRVTDRPRILDLGCGTTVNLALPADGYRHYHGVDISRTAIRRARSLRRPNTSFEVADLVTYQSTARYDAILLREVMYYLTPQEAIAVLRRAAGMLDPGGRVLIWLYDGTAAVAAVLPRLRECGLTVHAELPDGDTGDGVVLVLGADDPAHSRQP, from the coding sequence ATGGCACACCCGATCTTCCGACTGGCCGGACGGCTGCTGAACTGGCCGTTGACCGTGCTGGTCCGCCCGTACCCCCGGCTCAACGCCATCGCCTGGGACCTGCAGTACGCCCTCGGGCTGTGGCGCTACCTCGACCGGGGCCGCGACCCGGTGCCGTTGGCGCTCGCCCAGCGGGTCACCGACCGGCCCCGGATCCTGGACCTGGGCTGCGGTACGACGGTCAATCTGGCGCTGCCGGCCGACGGGTACCGGCACTACCACGGGGTGGACATCAGTCGTACGGCGATCCGCCGGGCCAGGTCGCTGCGTCGGCCGAACACCTCGTTCGAGGTCGCCGACCTGGTCACCTACCAGAGCACCGCCAGGTACGACGCGATCCTGCTGCGCGAGGTGATGTACTACCTCACCCCGCAGGAGGCGATCGCCGTGCTGCGCCGCGCGGCCGGGATGCTCGACCCGGGCGGCCGGGTCCTGATCTGGCTGTACGACGGCACCGCAGCGGTGGCGGCGGTGCTGCCCCGGCTGCGGGAGTGCGGGTTGACGGTCCACGCCGAACTGCCCGACGGCGACACCGGTGACGGTGTCGTGCTGGTGCTGGGTGCCGACGACCCGGCGCACAGCAGGCAGCCGTGA